Below is a window of Thermodesulfobacteriota bacterium DNA.
GTCCCCACCTGTTGGCGTCCAGGCAAGCCCTGTCGCAACTCCTGAATACTTTGTTCTTTCGGCCACTTCTGAGAAGTATTTTATGGGACCTAAAAACTGATGGATATTTTCCTCCGTAATTATCCTTTTTTCTGTCTTCCCTTCAGCCACGTCTTTTGCAACAGCTCTGCAAATTGTGGCTATTTCCCTTTCAAGATTTCTTACACCAGCCTCCCTCGTGTAGGATCTTATTATCGCCCTTATAGCGTCGTCTTCGAAATCGATGTAATCCGATGTAAGCCCGTGCTCGGCTATCTGTTTAGGAATGAGGAACTCACGGGCAATCATGAGTTTTTCCTCATCCGTGTATCCTGGAAGCTCAAGGATCTCCATCCTATCTCTCAAGGCCGGAGGAATAGGGTCAAGCATATTTGCCGTTGCGATGAACATCACCTTTGAAAGGTCAAACGGTACTTCAAGATAATGGTCACTAAATGAGAAGTTCTGCTCGGGGTCCAAAACTTCAAGAAGGGCACTGGATGGATCTCCTCTAAAGTCCATTCCTATTTTGTCAACCTCATCGAGCATAAACACAGGGTTATTAGACCCTGCCTTCTTTATTCCCTGGATTATTCTCCCAGGAAGGGCACCAACATACGTCCTTCTATGACCTCTGATCTCTGCCTCATCTCGTATTCCGCCCAAAGATATTCTTACGAATTTCCTCCCTAGTGCCCTCGCAATGGATCTTCCGAGGGATGTCTTTCCAACACCGGGTGGCCCAACAAAGCACAAAATGGGTCCTTTCATATCTGCCTTAAGCTTTCTTACGGCAAGATATTCAAGAATCCTATTTTTTACCTTGTCTAAGTTATAGTGATCCTCGTTGAGGATTTTTCTCGCCTCCGCTATATCAAGATTATCCTCGGTCTGCTTGGACCACGGAAGTTCAACGAGCCAGTCAAGATAAGTCCTTGAGACAGTGTACTCAGCGGACATAGTACTCATTCTCGATAGTCTTTCCAACTCCTTTTCTGCTACTTTTTGAACCTCAGGAGGCATTTTGGCTTCAGCTATTTTCTTTCTCAGCTCTTCTATCTCCGCAAACTTATCATCAGTTTCACCAAGTTCTTTCTGAATGGCTTTTAGCTGTTCCCTTAGGAAATACTCCCTCTGTGTCTTATCTATCCCCTCTTTTACATTCGACTGAATCCTACTACTAAGTTCAAGGGTTTCCAGCTCCCTGTTAAGAAGAATCGTGACCATCTTCAAACGGTCCTTAAGATCTATCCGTTCGAGAATGTCCTGTTTTTCAGCAACACTTATATTTATGGTCGATGCGATAAGATCTGCAAGATTCCCGGGAGATTCTATTTTTTGGGCTATCTGTGCCAGTTCACTTGAAAGGTAAGGAGCCATTTCGACAGCCTTTTTGTAAAGGCTTTTCAAGTTTATATACATCGCGTCAATCTCTATGTCTTTTTGATACTCTTCGAAGATAGGAAGGATTCTCGCTTTTATATAGGGCTCTCTGGCAGTGAACTCTATCAGTTTGAACCTGCAGATCCCCTGAATCACTATCCTCTGGCTTCCATCCACCATTTTGACCATCTTCATAACAGTAGCGACGCATCCTACCGTGTAGAGATCTTCCGCACCGGGATCTTCAATGTCAGGATTCTTCTGGGTAAGGATCCCAATTATCCTGTCTTTTGCCATCGCATCTTCAATGAGGAGGATTGATTTCTCCCTCCCGACGACTAAAGGCATGACTAGGTCCGGATAAGCCACGGTCCCCCGGAGAGGGAGAATTGGGACTTCACTTGGGATTATAAGTTTATCTTTTAAGCTTTTATCACTCCGAAATCCGATAACCATTTAGCCTCCTTATTTTTTCACATCCTCAAACTCTGCATCGAAAACCTCTCCATCACCCTTCGACCCTCCATGGGATCCTCTGCTTTCCTGTCTCTGTCCAGCATATCCAGCTGTTTCCTGTGCCCTCCTGTAAAGAGCCTCCGCTAATCTATGAGAAGCCTTTGTAAGTTCATCTAGAGATCTCCTTACCCTACTTATGTCACCACTCTTCAAAGCATCTTTGGCAGTAGACAGAGTATCCTCTATGCTCCGGATATCTTCCGTAGAGAGTTTGTCCCTATTTTCATTTAGAGTCTTCTCGGTAGTATAAATCAGATTGTCGAGCTGATTTCTAGTTTCGACCTCTTGCCTCTTCCTTCTGTCCTCCTCGGCGTACATCTCCGCTTCCTTTATCATCCTTTGGATCTCCTCTTCGGTAAGACCGGTGGAAGCGGTTATCTTTATGTTCTGTTGTTTACCTGTCGCCAAATCCTTTGCCGTGACGTGAAGAATACCGTTGGCATCTATGTCAAACGTAACTTCTATCTGAGGAACTCCCCTCGGAGCCGGCGGTATTCCCACGAGATGGAACCTGGCAAGAGTCCTATTGTCTTTCGCCATTTCCCTCTCTCCCTGCAAGACGTGTATCTCCACACTCGTCTGGTTATCCTCGGCTGTTGTGAATATCTGACTCTTCCTCGTCGGAATAGTCGTATTTCTCTCGATGATCTTCGTCATTACGCCACCTAGAGTTTCTATTCCTAAAGAGAGAGGAGTAACATCGAGCAGAAGAACATCTTTTACCTCTCCGGCGAGGACACCACCTTGAACTGCTGCACCGAGCGCGACAACTTCATCAGGGTTTACTCCTTTGTGGGGTTCTTTTCCAAAGAAATTCCTCACGAGTTCTTGTACTTTCGGGATCCTCGTAGATCCGCCAACCAAAATAACTTCATCTATTTTGTCAGGAGTCAGCTTTGCGTCCTCTAAAGCCCGCTTACAGGGTTCAAGCGTTCTTTGGATTATGTCATCGGCGAGCCTTTCAAGCTCCGCCCTTCTTAGCTTCATGTTTAGATGCTTGGGGCCAGAACTATCCGCAGTAATAAAAGGAAGGTTTATCTCCGTCTCTAACGTTGTAGAAAGCTCACATTTTGCCCTTTCAGCAGCTTCCTTTAACCTCTGAAGGGCCATTCTATCTTTTGAAAGATCTATACCGTGTTCCTTTTTGAACTCGGAGATAATCCAGTTTATGATTCTCTGGTCTATATCGTCTCCACCAAGATGTGTGTCTCCGTTTGTGGCCTTCACTTCCACCACGTTATCTCCAACTTCAAGGATCGAAATATCGAAGGTTCCGCCACCGAAGTCGTATACTGCAATTATCTGATCTTTCTTCTTATCGAGCCCGTAAGCAAGAGCTGAAGCAGTAGGCTCGTTTATTATCCTTAAAACATTAAGTCCTGCAATTCTTCCGGCATCCTTTGTGGCCTGTCTCTGAGAGTCATTGAAATAGGCAGGAACCGTAATGACAGCGTCTTCGACAGGATGGCCGAGATATGCCTCGGCAGCTCTTTTGAGTTTTTGTAGAATAAAGGCTGAAATCTCCTGTGGAGTGTACTGTTTACCCCTTACCTCAACTCTGACGTTACCATTCGCATCACTTACAACTTTGTACGGTACCATCTTTATCTCTTCCTGGACCTCGTTGTACCTTCTACCCATGAAGCGTTTTATGGAAAAGATCGTATTTTCAGGGTTAGTTATCGCCTGCCTTTTTGCGGCTTGTCCGACAAGTATTTCTCCATCTTTCGTGAAAGCCACAACACTTGGAGTTAACCTACTACCTTCTTCGTTTATGATTACTTTGGGTTCTCCCCCTTCCATAATAGCAACTACAGAGTTTGTGGTACCAAGGTCAATACCAATAACTTTCCGTGGCATAATCTATCCTCCTTTTAAATTGCTTTCTAACTTGTGGAAACTCTTGAGTTAATATAATTCCGCTCAAAATTCTTGTCAATAGAAGGGGTTTTTGGTATTTGCTATTTACCGCAGTTTGTAAGATATATCCCGGCACTTACAAGAACAAGCCCAGCAATTAGGCCCTTTGTAAGTTCTTCTCCAAGAATCACAGAGCCAAAAAAAACACCGAATACCGGAGAGAGAAAGGTAAAAACTGCAAGTTCAGAAACTGGATAGGTGTGGATCAGCCTGAACCAGCTAAGATACGACAAAAATGCCACAATAACGGACGAGTAGATCAGCGCAAGACAGGGAAGTAGACTTATCTCTTTTACCCATCGCTCCTCAAATACGAGGCTGAATCCAAATAGAATCGGCACCGAAAGTACGAGTTGGTAAAGAAAGGTGTTTATCGGATGGACCTTCTCGGCGAGATACTTTTTTATGTAGAGTGTCGTTGCACCCCAAAAAAAGGCTGCAAGTAACTCTAAGATGTCACCTATTAACATCGACCTTCCTGAATAAGATGGCTTTCCCTGAAAAACACAGAAGACTCCGAAAAACGAAAGGATAAGCCCTAAAATCTTTAGAAGAGTAAGCCTTTCTTTTAGAAAGATATACGCCCCTAAAGCAACAATTATGGGTGAAAAGTTAATAAGGATTCCAGCCCTTGTGGAGTCAGTGTATAAAAGACCGAGATAAATAAAGACAAACTCAAGTCCAAAAAGGCACCCAACCACAAACCCGTGCAAAAGTCTTCTGTCTTTGTGGAATAGAGGCTGCCGTATCTTGAGACAGTAACCGATCCCAAAAATAGAGGCGATGGAGGATCTAAGAAACGAATTGAATATGGGAGAAAAACCTGTGTTAGAAATTTTAATCGCACTGTAATTTAGACCCCAAAGTAAAGTTAAAATGAGCATGATAAAGAAACCTTTAACATCTATCTGATCTTTTTTCGAACCCATCTCCTAACCTATATAACGAAGCTTCAAAGCTGTCAACCAGTTTTCCATCTTTAGGGATCCATTTTTCCGCAATAGATGGTCTTTCAAAGATGTGATATTTTATCGAACGATTCCGAAAAGATGGAAAATAGCCTAAAGATCATACTTTTCCTCGGACTTGTGAGTCTATTTTCCGACATCACATACGAAGGCGGAAGAAGTGTTTTCGGGCCTTACCTTTTTCTTCTCGGTGCAAGCGCGGCTACAGTCGGTTTCATATCAGGTCTCGGCGAACTTATTGGTTTTGCCTTTCGATTTCTCTCTGGCTACTTAGCCGATAGAACCGGCAAACATTGGGCATTCGTTTTTGTTGGCTATTTTATAAATCTCTTTTCCGTTCCCTTAGTCGGTTTTATGCAAAAATGGGAGTCTGTATCTTTTCTCATCCTGATGGAACGCTTCGGAAAAGCGCTCAGGACCCCGGCAAGAGACGCAATAATAGCGCAATCTTTGAAACCGGAAAAGAGAGGTTTCGGCTTTGGTCTCCACGAAGCATTAGATCAGATAGGAGCCTTTTCTGGACCTTTAATTATGGCTTTTTTGGTGTATTTTTTTGGAAGTTACCAAAAAGGGTTACTATTTCTTTTTTTTCCGGCTCTTTTGGCCATTACTTTTCTTTTCTTGGCTAGGCGCTCTTCTACTGATGGACGGATCGCAAAAGAAGACACTAAATTACATCTAAGTTTTAGGCCTAAGAGAGAATTTCTTCTCTACGTATCCGGTATGTGCCTTTTTGGAGCAGGCTTTTGTGACTTTAGCCTCATCTCTTTTCACTTAAGGAAATCTGGTTTCCCCGATAGCTACATTCCGGTTCTTTATGCCTTCGCAATGGCAATAGATGGAGTCTCAGCCCCTTTTTTTGGAAAACTTTACGATCGGCTCGGGCTTAAAGTAATTTTTCCACCGTTATTCTTTTCTAGTCTTTCTCCCGTCTTCGTGTTTACTGGAGAATTATCTTCAGTTATAGCTGGGATGTTTTTTTGGGGTATTGGAATGGCAGTCCATGAATCAATAGCCAGGGCCCATGTGGCAAACCTTGCTCCGCCTAACTCAAAGGGAAGGGTGTTCGGAATCTTTAACGGAGCATTCGGTTTATCTTGGTTTCTTGGAAGTTCCTTATTGGGTATAGTCTACGAAATCTCAATTTCTTGGGTTGTCATATTTTCTTGCGGGATTCAACTTTTCTCAATCCTTTTTATCTCTCTTGCTATGGACAAAAAAACCCAATAAAATTAAGGATCGGGAGGAAAATTGAGGTACGCGATTTTAATGTGGGGAAATACGCGAATGATTGTACTTTCGGCCACATGTGCCGCGATTTACGCTGCAACCTTATTGGCTTTTAAGACCGCAATCCCCTTAATTCCCGGAATCACTGAGGTTAGAGTGGCTAACGTCTTCCCCATGGCTTTTGGGATAATGTTCGGACCGGCCGCTGCCTGGGGTTTGGCCATAGGAAACTTAATAGGAGATATATTCGGTGGCACTTTAGGACCTGGATCCATAGCTGGGTTTTTTGGGAATTTCCTTTTAGGGTACATACCTTACGTTATGTGGACTAACTTCTTTCCGTTAAGCCCTCCTTTTTACGTTTGGGATAGAAAAAAACCGAGGCACTGGGTAAACTTCATGGTAATTAACTTTGTCTCATCCGCGTGCTGTGCTATAGTAATAAGCACGTTTCTCGATTTTTTGGGACTCGTTCCTTATCCTGTCCTTTCAAAGATAATAACGATAAACGACACCATAGGCGGAATAATCAGTGTATTTTTATTGATCGCCGTGTACGAAACTGTAAAAAAGCAGTTAGGACTTATCTGGATAGACGTCATGATGCTGGAGGAAAAAAACAAAAGAAGTCCTCTTAAAACGGTTGGTTGCTACATCCTTCTTTTTGCATCAATTTTAGGAATTTTCGGACCTCACATTCTTCCTTTATCTTACTTACATGCGGGAGCTATTGCCTCGGCCTTAATAATCGTCGGGACTTTCATCCTTTGATGGATCCCACGATCGCATTCGAAGAGCTCTCCTTCAGGTACGCGAACTCTTACGATTTTGCTCTAAAAAACATAAGCGGGATTATCGACAATGGTACCTTCCTTACAGTAATGGGTAGGACAGGGGCCGGGAAATCTACACTCTGTTATTCTTTAAACGGGCTTGTTCCTCATTTTTTCAAGGGCGATTATCACGGAAAAGTACGGGTCTCGGGGGAGGAGGTAAAAAAATCCAAGGTCTATGAAATGGCTCGAAAGGTCGGACTAGTCTTTCAAGATTTCGAAACTCAGCTTTTTTCCTCAAATGCTGAGCTCGAGGTGGCCTTTGGATTAGAAAATCTCGGCTTACCAAGGGAAGAAATTGAAAAGAGAATCGATAAGTATCTGAAATTTGTGGATCTAATAGATCTAAAAAAAAGGGACATTTCGACTCTATCCGGAGGGCAAAAACAGAGGCTCGCGATAGCATCGGTTCTATCTATGGAACAGCCTGTGCTAGTACTTGACGAACCGCTTACGGATCTTGACCCCGAGGGAAGAAGAAGAATATTGGAAATTAGGGAAAAATTAAAGAGACAAAGTGGCATAGTCATCATGGTGGATAACGATCCGGAAAATTCTTTCGACTCAGATGAGATCTGGATCTTAAAGGATGCCGAAATTTTTGCGAGGGGAAATCCTAAGGAGATCTTAAAGAGAATTGAGCTACTTGAAGCCTGTGGCATCATGGTCCCTAAGCATTTTTATTTCTTTACTGAAATGGGATTAAAGGACATCCCTTTTACGTTTGAAGATTCCATGAGGATTTTGGAAAAAGAAGGGTATCTAACAAGAAGAAAAACCTTTAACCTCTCAT
It encodes the following:
- the lon gene encoding endopeptidase La codes for the protein MVIGFRSDKSLKDKLIIPSEVPILPLRGTVAYPDLVMPLVVGREKSILLIEDAMAKDRIIGILTQKNPDIEDPGAEDLYTVGCVATVMKMVKMVDGSQRIVIQGICRFKLIEFTAREPYIKARILPIFEEYQKDIEIDAMYINLKSLYKKAVEMAPYLSSELAQIAQKIESPGNLADLIASTINISVAEKQDILERIDLKDRLKMVTILLNRELETLELSSRIQSNVKEGIDKTQREYFLREQLKAIQKELGETDDKFAEIEELRKKIAEAKMPPEVQKVAEKELERLSRMSTMSAEYTVSRTYLDWLVELPWSKQTEDNLDIAEARKILNEDHYNLDKVKNRILEYLAVRKLKADMKGPILCFVGPPGVGKTSLGRSIARALGRKFVRISLGGIRDEAEIRGHRRTYVGALPGRIIQGIKKAGSNNPVFMLDEVDKIGMDFRGDPSSALLEVLDPEQNFSFSDHYLEVPFDLSKVMFIATANMLDPIPPALRDRMEILELPGYTDEEKLMIAREFLIPKQIAEHGLTSDYIDFEDDAIRAIIRSYTREAGVRNLEREIATICRAVAKDVAEGKTEKRIITEENIHQFLGPIKYFSEVAERTKYSGVATGLAWTPTGGDIIFVEATKMRGKGNLCLTGHLGDVMKESAQAALSYVRSKSQEFNIPEDFFEKHDIHIHVPQGAIPKDGPSAGITMLVALVSLLSDRPVRNDVAMTGEITLRGLVLPVGGIKQKVLAAKRAGIKTVILPKLNEKDLEEVPENVKENMEFVFIEKMDEAIQVSLT
- the dnaK gene encoding molecular chaperone DnaK; translated protein: MPRKVIGIDLGTTNSVVAIMEGGEPKVIINEEGSRLTPSVVAFTKDGEILVGQAAKRQAITNPENTIFSIKRFMGRRYNEVQEEIKMVPYKVVSDANGNVRVEVRGKQYTPQEISAFILQKLKRAAEAYLGHPVEDAVITVPAYFNDSQRQATKDAGRIAGLNVLRIINEPTASALAYGLDKKKDQIIAVYDFGGGTFDISILEVGDNVVEVKATNGDTHLGGDDIDQRIINWIISEFKKEHGIDLSKDRMALQRLKEAAERAKCELSTTLETEINLPFITADSSGPKHLNMKLRRAELERLADDIIQRTLEPCKRALEDAKLTPDKIDEVILVGGSTRIPKVQELVRNFFGKEPHKGVNPDEVVALGAAVQGGVLAGEVKDVLLLDVTPLSLGIETLGGVMTKIIERNTTIPTRKSQIFTTAEDNQTSVEIHVLQGEREMAKDNRTLARFHLVGIPPAPRGVPQIEVTFDIDANGILHVTAKDLATGKQQNIKITASTGLTEEEIQRMIKEAEMYAEEDRRKRQEVETRNQLDNLIYTTEKTLNENRDKLSTEDIRSIEDTLSTAKDALKSGDISRVRRSLDELTKASHRLAEALYRRAQETAGYAGQRQESRGSHGGSKGDGEVFDAEFEDVKK
- a CDS encoding DMT family transporter is translated as MGSKKDQIDVKGFFIMLILTLLWGLNYSAIKISNTGFSPIFNSFLRSSIASIFGIGYCLKIRQPLFHKDRRLLHGFVVGCLFGLEFVFIYLGLLYTDSTRAGILINFSPIIVALGAYIFLKERLTLLKILGLILSFFGVFCVFQGKPSYSGRSMLIGDILELLAAFFWGATTLYIKKYLAEKVHPINTFLYQLVLSVPILFGFSLVFEERWVKEISLLPCLALIYSSVIVAFLSYLSWFRLIHTYPVSELAVFTFLSPVFGVFFGSVILGEELTKGLIAGLVLVSAGIYLTNCGK
- a CDS encoding MFS transporter, whose amino-acid sequence is MVFQRCDILSNDSEKMENSLKIILFLGLVSLFSDITYEGGRSVFGPYLFLLGASAATVGFISGLGELIGFAFRFLSGYLADRTGKHWAFVFVGYFINLFSVPLVGFMQKWESVSFLILMERFGKALRTPARDAIIAQSLKPEKRGFGFGLHEALDQIGAFSGPLIMAFLVYFFGSYQKGLLFLFFPALLAITFLFLARRSSTDGRIAKEDTKLHLSFRPKREFLLYVSGMCLFGAGFCDFSLISFHLRKSGFPDSYIPVLYAFAMAIDGVSAPFFGKLYDRLGLKVIFPPLFFSSLSPVFVFTGELSSVIAGMFFWGIGMAVHESIARAHVANLAPPNSKGRVFGIFNGAFGLSWFLGSSLLGIVYEISISWVVIFSCGIQLFSILFISLAMDKKTQ
- a CDS encoding QueT transporter family protein, which gives rise to MRYAILMWGNTRMIVLSATCAAIYAATLLAFKTAIPLIPGITEVRVANVFPMAFGIMFGPAAAWGLAIGNLIGDIFGGTLGPGSIAGFFGNFLLGYIPYVMWTNFFPLSPPFYVWDRKKPRHWVNFMVINFVSSACCAIVISTFLDFLGLVPYPVLSKIITINDTIGGIISVFLLIAVYETVKKQLGLIWIDVMMLEEKNKRSPLKTVGCYILLFASILGIFGPHILPLSYLHAGAIASALIIVGTFIL